One window of the Zygotorulaspora mrakii chromosome 6, complete sequence genome contains the following:
- the SNF2 gene encoding SWI/SNF catalytic subunit SNF2 (similar to Saccharomyces cerevisiae SNF2 (YOR290C); ancestral locus Anc_8.753), whose translation MNLDIPQRQFTKEEINRCYLRWQQLRNEHGDNAPNVPDYIYFTKVLHVATRQQQELQQQQQELQQQQHQHQQFANGGSPSVPSQQRGNKDQIAQSNLPLLQTFNQSRQSSLPVGSQHSSVEQTQDQPAQQNNGTPRPEHIPQKQQPTGTTPGSQPALNGFESGQSELLKAQITSLKCLVNQIPVPLQSQNEIQQSINNPPNFKKMLMALSEYVKRRQQLQQQQQQQATQQQQQQQQLQQQATQQQQQQQQQQQQQQMQQQKIQQQMQQRHMLQQQNMQQAASEVSPVSHNAEASHTQQRPPQRQEKPQGPLAGQTPQQAMLQQRSNSILLQLQQKQLQQHLQRQHQQQMPQATQHGPDTPQEFIDRFNGQQASPAAVTPVAANNSMHVQEYNGQNRPHIPSAVDVRNTPHESQAINHTQSQPLTNGSSKIALGNSEGAASTDSPMNDASSVNDESKEPVFEGDKEPPTQEAPVSLEHFQATHKDITKIINVDNPDIMVDSFSLPDIPNGMIDYASLFPNPQNPKLLIQPGILPSGIDTHTATEIYQTLLALNLDSAVDDCLNKVLDETVDEGSKNDALYDYYALQLLPLQKAVRGHVLQFMWYQHSLLTNTHPNFLSKIRSINVQDALLTSELYKKHELSQYEKVRVEKSIRLEKIINISVKQYNGRLDVRTRRVKFGHRLITTHSMIEKDEQRRAERKAKERLQALKANDEEAYIKLLDQTKDTRITHLLKQTNAFLDSLTLAVKDQQDYTKEMIDSHTKEKEDRDELVPEEEYADEIEYRSNVDYYNVAHRIKEEIREQPSILVGGTLKEYQVKGLQWMVSLYNNHLNGILADEMGLGKTIQTISLLTYLYQKKNVHGPFLVIVPLSTLTNWSSEFAKWAPSLRTISYKGSPNERKAKQAQVKSGEFDVVLTTFEYVIREKAVLSKVKWVHMIIDEGHRMKNAQSKLSLTLNNFYHSDYRLILTGTPLQNNLPELWALLNFALPKIFNSVKSFDEWFNTPFANAGGQDKIELSEEEMLLVIRRLHKVLRPFLLRRLKKDVEKELPDKVEKVVKCKMSALQQVMYQHMLKYRRLFIGDQANKKMVGLRGFNNQIMQLKKICNHPFVFEAVEDQINPTRETNANIWRVAGKFELLERILPKLKATGHRCLIFFQMTQIMDIMEDFLRYINIKYLRLDGHTKSDERSMLLQLFNAPQSEYFCFILSTRAGGLGLNLQTADTVIIFDTDWNPHQDLQAQDRAHRIGQKNEVRILRLITENSVEEVILERAHKKLDIDGKVIQAGKFDNKSTAEEQEALLRSLLDAEDERRRRREMGLDEEEEMDDVEINDILARDESELSVFAEVDAERSRKALELNITTRLMENNELPEVYHQDIDRELELEKEESAAAVSLGGRGARERKSTTYSDNLSEEQWLRQFEVSDGEDNDGVGFKRKRFRRPSGSVKKVKVEDSFSEVATIDPSPEPGVDNTSKEGSNDFENRRDESDPQMYENAHEEKMDEGDEDSSEQVSVSSVGGKTSMKFARTAARGRGRGRGRGRGRGRACRGRGNALGSATISKGSARVGRGRGRPPKSKNGLNYARDPAATTQPYEVRSVVSQEAKELYEFALGYQNPNDRRLSDIFLVKPPKALYPDYYQLIRFPVAFENINASIAAFAYSSLKEVLEDFHLIFANARIYNTEDSLVYTDSLELEKAITDKYRSLCNDNEPIDFTEFDEAFATKPLNLVSIAISDDIDTVDNVLPITKTELSSDAAVSVDESEDIAEEGSEEV comes from the exons ATGAATTTGGATATACCACAACGACAGTTTACGAAGGAAGAAATTAATAGGTGTTATTTA AGATGGCAACAATTACGTAATGAGCACGGCGATAATGCCCCAAATGTGCCGGACTATATATACTTCACCAAGGTTCTGCATGTAGCCACGAGGCAGCAGCAGGAAttgcagcaacagcagcaggaattgcaacagcagcagcaccAGCACCAACAGTTCGCAAATGGGGGCTCACCATCTGTGCCGTCCCAGCAAAGAGGCAACAAGGATCAAATTGCGCAAAGCAATCTGCCTCTGCTCCAGACGTTCAATCAAAGTAGACAGTCTTCTCTTCCTGTTGGCTCCCAACATTCATCGGTTGAGCAGACCCAAGATCAACCAGCACAGCAAAACAACGGAACCCCTCGACCTGAACATATACCTCAGAAGCAGCAGCCTACTGGAACAACTCCGGGCTCCCAACCGGCTTTGAATGGATTTGAAAGTGGACAGTCTGAGTTGTTGAAAGCCCAGATtacttctttgaaatgCTTGGTCAATCAAATACCTGTCCCGTTACAAAgtcaaaatgaaattcaGCAGTCAATCAACAATCCTCCGaacttcaagaaaatgttgaTGGCTTTGAGTGAGTATGTTAAAAGAAGGCAGCAACtgcaacagcagcagcaacagcaagcTACccaacaacagcaacaacagcagcaactGCAACAGCAAGCTACccaacaacagcaacaacagcaacaacagcaacaacagcagcaaatGCAACAGCAAAAGATACAGCAGCAAATGCAGCAAAGACATATGTTACAGCAGCAAAACATGCAACAAGCAGCGTCGGAAGTTAGCCCTGTCTCGCATAATGCGGAGGCAAGCCATACTCAGCAACGTCCCCCCCAACGACAAGAGAAGCCACAGGGGCCACTAGCTGGTCAAACCCCCCAGCAGGCAATGCTACAGCAGCGCTCTAATTCCATTCTTTTGCAACTCCAACAGAAGCAACTCCAACAGCATTTACAGAGACAGCACCAACAGCAGATGCCACAAGCAACCCAACATGGTCCAGATACACCTCAGGAGTTCATAGACCGGTTTAATGGCCAACAGGCTTCTCCTGCAGCAGTTACTCCTGTAGCTGCCAACAATTCTATGCATGTTCAAGAGTATAATGGTCAGAATAGACCTCACATTCCGAGTGCAGTCGACGTTCGGAACACACCACATGAATCGCAAGCAATCAATCATACTCAGTCACAGCCCTTAACTAACGGTAGTTCGAAAATCGCATTGGGGAACTCAGAGGGTGCCGCGTCGACAGATTCACCAATGAATGACGCGTCGAGTGTTAATGATGAGAGTAAAGAGCCTGTTTTTGAGGGTGATAAAGAACCTCCGACCCAAGAAGCGCCAGTGTCTTTGGAACACTTTCAAGCTACACATAAAGATATAaccaaaataataaatgtCGATAACCCTGATATCATGGTAGATTCTTTCAGCCTCCCGGACATCCCTAATGGCATGATTGACTATGCATCGTTATTTCCAAATCCGCAAAATCCTAAACTGTTAATCCAGCCAGGAATATTACCCTCAGGCATCGATACCCATACTGCTACGGAAATCTATCAAACTTTACTTGCCTTGAATTTGGATAGCGCTGTCGATGATTGCCTCAACAAAGTCTTAGATGAAACTGTGGATGAAGGCAGCAAGAATGACGCTCTTTACGATTATTATGCACTTCAACTTTTGCCTTTGCAAAAAGCTGTGAGGGGTCATGTTCTACAGTTTATGTGGTATCAACACTCACTTTTGACAAATACTCATCCAAATTTCTTATCGAAGATAAGAAGTATAAATGTCCAAGATGCGCTTCTGACTAGCGAACTGTATAAGAAACACGAGCTGTCTCAGTACGAGAAGGTGAGGGTAGAAAAATCGATCAggcttgaaaaaataattaacATATCTGTTAAACAATACAACGGTAGATTGGATGTCAGAACGAGGCGTGTGAAATTTGGTCATCGATTAATCACCACTCACTCGATGATCGAGAAAGACGAACAAAGAAGGGCTGAGagaaaagcaaaagagCGTCTGCAGGCATTGAAGgcaaatgatgaagaagcgTATATCAAACTATTGGATCAGACAAAAGACACAAGAATCACGcatttgttgaagcaaACCAATGCATTTTTGGATTCTTTGACTCTGGCAGTCAAGGATCAGCAGGACTATACAAAGGAAATGATAGATTCGCATACCAAGGAAAAGGAAGATCGTGACGAATTAGTTCCTGAAGAGGAATATGCGGATGAAATAGAGTATCGCTCAAATGTCGATTACTACAATGTAGCTCATAGAATCAAGGAAGAAATTCGGGAGCAGCCCAGTATACTGGTTGGAGGtactttgaaagaatatcaGGTCAAGGGTTTGCAGTGGATGGTTTCACTGTATAATAATCATTTAAATGGTATCTTGGCAGATGAAATGGGTCTCGGTAAGACGATTCAAACAATCTCTTTATTGACGTATCtgtatcaaaagaaaaatgttcATGGTCCTTTTTTAGTCATTGTTCCTTTATCAACATTAACAAACTGGAGTTctgaatttgcaaaatggGCACCGAGTCTGAGGACAATTTCCTACAAAGGTAGTCCTAACGAAAGAAAAGCGAAACAAGCGCAAGTCAAATCTGGTGAATTTGATGTTGTACTCACGACATTTGAGTACGTGATCCGGGAAAAGGCCGTTTTATCAAAAGTTAAATGGGTTCATATGATCATTGATGAAGGGCATAGAATGAAGAATGCGCAGTCTAAATTGTCTTTGactttgaataatttttaTCACTCGGACTACAGATTAATCTTAACTGGTACTCCGCTACAAAACAACCTACCGGAATTATGGGCCCTGCTTAATTTCGCCCTGCCTAAAATCTTCAACTCTGTAAAGTCCTTTGACGAATGGTTCAACACCCCTTTTGCAAACGCGGGAGGACAGGATAAAATAGAACTGagtgaagaagagatgCTTCTAGTCATTAGAAGACTACATAAAGTGTTGAGGCCGTTCCTATTACGTCGTTTGAAAAAggatgttgaaaaagagttACCTgataaagttgaaaaggTGGTAAAATGTAAGATGAGTGCATTGCAGCAAGTTATGTATCAGcatatgttgaaatatcGTCGTCTGTTTATTGGTGATCAAGCTAATAAAAAGATGGTAGGACTTCGTGGATTCAACAATCAGATCATgcaactgaaaaaaatatgcaaTCATCCGTTTGTCTTTGAAGCGGTAGAGGATCAAATCAATCCAACGAGAGAGACTAACGCCAATATTTGGCGAGTTGCcggaaaatttgaattattgGAGAGGATCCTTCCAAAGCTGAAAGCCACAGGGCATAGATGtctaatttttttccagatgaCCCAAATTATGGACATTATGGAGGACTTTTTGAGATATATCAACATCAAATATCTGAGATTAGACGGACATACCAAATCAGATGAACGTAGTATGCTTCTCCAGCTTTTTAACGCCCCACAGTCCGAATACTTTTGTTTCATTCTTTCAACTAGAGCTGGTGGTTTAGGCCTGAACTTACAAACTGCAGATACTgtgatcatttttgataCAGATTGGAACCCACATCAAGATTTACAGGCTCAAGATAGAGCACATAGAATTGGCCAGAAAAATGAGGTTAGAATTTTGAGACTTATTACAGAGAATTCAGTGGAAGAAGTCATTTTAGAGAGAGCTCATAAGAAACTAGATATAGATGGTAAAGTTATTCAAGCCGGTAAGTTTGATAATAAGTCCACTGCAGAAGAACAAGAGGCACTTTTACGTTCGTTATTGGATGCAGAGGATGAAAGAAGACGTCGCAGGGAGATGGGACtggatgaagaagaggagatGGATGATGTCGAAATTAATGATATTTTAGCTAGGGATGAATCTGAATTAAGTGTTTTTGCCGAAGTTGACGCTGAGCGCTCAAGAAAAGCACTTGAGTTGAACATAACAACAAGATTAATGGAAAACAATGAACTTCCGGAGGTTTATCACCAGGACATCGATCGTGAATtagaattggaaaaagaagaatcagCAGCGGCTGTCTCGCTTGGTGGAAGAGGTGCGAGAGAGCGTAAGAGCACTACTTACAGTGATAACCTCTCCGAAGAGCAGTGGCTCAGGCAATTTGAAGTCAGTGATGGAGAAGATAATGATGGAGTGGGGTTTaagagaaaaaggtttCGCAGACCCTCTGGATCGGTGAAGAAAgtgaaagttgaagatagCTTCAGTGAGGTAGCAACGATCGATCCATCCCCTGAGCCCGGCGTGGATAATACATCGAAGGAAGGATCGAacgattttgaaaatcgGAGGGATGAATCTGATCCACAAATGTATGAGAACGCACATGAAGAGAAAATGGATGAAGGGGATGAAGATTCCAGTGAACAAGTTTCGGTGAGCTCAGTAGGTGGAAAGACATCGATGAAGTTTGCCAGAACCGCTGCTAGAGGAAGGGGTCGTGGTCGTGGAAGAGGTCGTGGTCGTGGTCGTGCCTGCCGTGGTCGTGGTAACGCACTAGGTTCCGCGACCATCTCAAAGGGAAGTGCGCGTGTAGGAAGAGGTAGAGGTCGTCCTCCCAAGTCCAAAAACGGGTTAAACTACGCTCGTGACCCTGCCGCAACCACGCAGCCCTATGAAGTAAGGAGTGTTGTGTCTCAAGAGGCAAAGGAATTATATGAATTTGCTCTCGGCTAtcaaaatccaaatgaTAGAAGACtttcagatatttttcttgttaAGCCACCAAAGGCCCTTTATCCTGATTACTATCAATTGATAAGATTTCCCGTTGCatttgaaaacatcaatGCTAGCATTGCTGCCTTTGCATACAGCTCCTTGAAAGAAGTGTTAGAAGACTTCCATTTGATATTTGCAAACGCCAGGATCTACAACACGGAGGACTCTTTGGTATACACGGATTCCTtagaattggaaaaagcAATCACAGATAAATACAGATCCCTGTGCAACGATAATGAACCAATAGACTTCACAGAATTTGATGAGGCATTCGCTACCAAACCTCTTAATCTTGTAAGTATTGCCATATCAGATGATATAGATACTGTTGATAATGTTTTGCCAATCACTAAAACGGAATTGAGTAGTGACGCCGCGGTTTCCGTCGATGAGTCAGAAGACATAGCAGAAGAGGGATCAGAGGAAGTATAG
- the ORA1 gene encoding oxidoreductase (similar to Saccharomyces cerevisiae YMR226C; ancestral locus Anc_8.752), with protein sequence MSQGRKAAERLAGKTIFITGASAGIGQATALEYLDASNGNVKLILAARRLNKLEAIKEQIEKDYPAAKVYVGALDVTATDKIKPFLHSLPEEFKDIDILINNAGKALGSDLVGTISAEDIQGMIDTNVTALINVTQAVLPIFKAKNSGDIVNLGSVAGRNPYPTGAIYCATKHAVRAFTQSLRQELINTNIRVIEIAPGNVETEFSLVRYKGDPDKAKKVYEGTTPLYADDIADLIVYTTSRKPNTVIADALVFATNQASAYHIHRG encoded by the coding sequence ATGTCCCAGGGAAGAAAGGCTGCTGAAAGACTAGCTGGAAAAACGATCTTTATTACCGGTGCATCAGCCGGTATTGGTCAAGCTACAGCGTTGGAATATTTGGATGCTTCAAATGGTAATGTTAAATTAATTCTGGCAGCTAGAAGATTGAACAAGTTGGAGGCAATCAAGGAACAGATTGAGAAGGATTATCCGGCAGCAAAAGTATATGTGGGTGCTTTGGATGTTACCGCAACTGACAAGATCAAACCATTTTTGCACAGCTTGCCAGAGGAATTCAAGGACATCGATATTCTGATTAATAATGCTGGTAAGGCATTGGGAAGCGATCTTGTGGGTACTATTTCAGCAGAGGATATTCAGGGTATGATCGATACTAATGTGACCGCTTTAATAAACGTTACACAGGCAGTGCTTCCGATTTTCAAGGCCAAGAATTCTGGTGATATTGTAAATTTAGGATCTGTCGCTGGTAGAAACCCGTACCCAACCGGTGCAATTTACTGCGCAACAAAGCATGCAGTCAGAGCCTTCACACAAAGTTTAAGACAAGAATTAATCAATACAAATATCAGAGTAATTGAAATTGCCCCTGGTAATGTCGAAACTGAATTTTCGTTAGTTAGATACAAAGGTGATCCTGATAAGGCCAAGAAAGTCTATGAAGGTACCACTCCGTTATATGCGGATGACATCGCGGATTTGATCGTGTATACTACCTCCAGGAAACCAAATACGGTTATTGCGGATGCCCTAGTATTCGCAACTAACCAAGCATCAGCGTATCACATCCATCGTGGTTAG
- a CDS encoding uncharacterized protein (similar to Saccharomyces cerevisiae YOR289W; ancestral locus Anc_8.751): protein MCADQVQSSPYAFYAYYQLYRELSEDTHSLDISFKRICHDLFPGATVDTSSKTSLFVTWEKKRKQKGNEYALRGCIGTFARLPILKGIERYSIISALQDRRFPPITKNELPLLRCSCNILQNFETIYDGESHGGDIFNWELGVHGIELMFKNPQTGAVCSATFLPDVMTEQNWDKRDTFINLIEKAGFTGNPEELLDNYKDYFVQVIKYQGNKSRIAYNEFIEFLNKFE, encoded by the coding sequence ATGTGTGCCGATCAAGTACAATCTTCGCCATACGCATTTTACGCGTATTATCAACTTTATAGAGAGCTGAGTGAAGATACTCATTCTCTAGACATATCATTCAAGCGGATCTGTCATGACTTGTTTCCAGGAGCGACAGTTGACACTAGCTCTAAAACTTCACTGTTTGTCACTTgggagaaaaaaaggaaacagAAAGGGAATGAATATGCCCTCAGAGGATGTATCGGAACTTTTGCTAGGTTACCGATCCTTAAAGGTATAGAAAGGTATTCTATAATTTCTGCATTGCAAGATCGAAGATTTCCACCGATTACGAAGAATGAGTTACCTCTTTTGCGATGTAGCTGTAacattcttcaaaatttcgaAACGATTTATGATGGCGAGAGTCATGGTGGTGACATTTTTAATTGGGAACTTGGCGTACATGGCATAGAGTTGATGTTCAAGAATCCGCAAACGGGCGCGGTTTGCAGTGCGACTTTCCTACCAGATGTTATGACAGAGCAAAATTGGGATAAGAGAGACACATTTATAAATCtaattgaaaaagctgGTTTCACTGGTAACCCTGAGGAATTATTGGATAATTACAAGGATTATTTCGTGCAAGTGATAAAATATCAAGGAAACAAAAGCAGAATTGCGTACAATGAGTTCATagagtttttgaataaatttGAATAA
- a CDS encoding gag-pol fusion protein: MSKINYQNTPSIHERRKSLTIVRVSIKSDSPATQSYLGILQNSKKKRPSMTKTPQTGELVEDNQHLLIDSGAAISVIRDPGLLHNINKHPNIGIADAQDREIPISVSGDLQLSFPGTSIIHTEAVASTVPHVDILSLHELQKNGITVDFNNSQVTNNKGKMVARIKKIGPYYWIPAKYIHKPHKKLNVMNVQKQPLFPMEFIHRLLGHVNIKTLRDSIKQGMLTNLSMDDIDWSGYSNFQCEDCVSGKSKKHKHLVGSRLTYQKSYQPFEFLHTDIFGPVPHMPTSSPSYFMAFTDEATRFRWVFGLWNKEAETVTSKFRELVNMVKTQFNTKVRSFQMDRGSEYTNKTIRNFFKEYGIIPCYTSVGDSKANGVAERLNYTLLDDCRTLLRSSNLPLHLWFYAVQFSTLMRNSLITSSVGTSSRAKAGLTGLDVSTILPFGQRVMVNNPPKNKLRPRGIVGFALTPSAESHGYLIYIPSKHTVTDTTNYLIIRGDPHDRTDDADAVIAPLLDQLEARQDGEFDNNMSTHSGGMEMDVSIHSGGTIHQRPVSPTPTADNLSTSSGGNDPIQTGTTDTTEVIPEYIPEGNNDVLGPDIHDDPPEHTNDDPPEHTSDEIADNIEEHGSNMINEDPRINLQSANHAVTYDNTESDDQPTQNEPTSNPINDPANDHPSSAIIDNTKTPDPIPDTVSRRTINNDIDPSSAIASTVGIQASAYDDVAPTTEDERTTSSTSTAELDPLPSEEDSPVPESTTVATPDSETPESISNVGGNDQSPEVNAKSLEERKNRIFQYRNGDIPRVKPPSTKRKSSLALGEIEDRTQRKRPKRHILYVNAVHSNPTPHVKPSLSYYEAIVNNDDKNDAKGYNEAYMKEYDQLIKMKTWDPNKPIKEKTIPRQQIINSMFIFNTKRDGRKKCRFVARGDQQKAGTYKEDLKANTVHHYALMTSLNIALDKKMFITQLDISSAYLYAELEEDLYIRAPPHMKLKGKAFKLNKSLYGLKQSGANWYKMIGSYLTNSCNMTELTGWPCVFKDENECFVCLFVDDMIVLSKDIKAANKLVKTLKKKFETKVIHDGKLDENNMATYDILGLEIEYTFGKKMTIGMENSLSEKLPHLGFDIEKDNKKFLVPGTPGEHIHKDNLVVEEDDYKEKVKQMQKAIGLLSYVGYKYRFDILYYVNILAQHTLYPSEQVEKLTKQLLNFVWQSKHKKLIWHANKHTKTNRITAITDASFANEEGFRSQLGHYYCLNGKVIGGRSSSEKLRVISSTEAEIYAVSESVPMLQGLACLVKQIDPSSSLRSKILTDSKPTISIVEDQSEDSRAFRNRFFGTRAFRLRDEARRNDLKFEYIKTEDNYADILTKPTSIAIFKKLTHSWVK, encoded by the coding sequence ATGTCAAAGATAAACTACCAAAACACTCCATCAATTCACGAAAGGAGAAAAAGCCTAACTATCGTAAGGGTATCCATAAAATCGGATTCACCAGCGACACAGAGTTACTTAGGCATTCTCCAgaattcgaagaagaaacgtCCGAGTATGACGAAGACACCACAAACTGGTGAACTAGTTGAAGATAACCAACATCTATTGATTGACTCTGGGGCCGCCATATCAGTAATTCGCGACCCAGGCCTCCTTCACAACATTAATAAACACCCCAATATAGGCATAGCTGACGCGCAAGATCGTGAGATCCCCATAAGTGTCAGTGGTGACCTACAGCTAAGCTTCCCGGGTACCTCCATTATTCACACAGAGGCAGTGGCATCTACAGTGCCACATGTCGACATATTGAGCCTCCATGAGCTCCAAAAAAACGGAATCACCGTCgacttcaacaattccCAAGTAACTAATAATAAAGGGAAAATGGTAGCACGGATCAAAAAGATCGGACCTTACTATTGGATACCGGCAAAATATATCCATAAACCACACAAAAAGTTGAACGTCATGAACGTTCAAAAACAACCATTGTTCCCTATGGAATTTATACATCGGCTCCTAGGTCATGTCAACATTAAAACTTTAAGAGATTCCATTAAGCAAGGGATGCTGACAAATTTATCCATGGATGACATAGATTGGTCCGGATACTCTAACTTCCAGTGTGAGGATTGTGTGAGCggaaaaagcaaaaagcACAAACACTTGGTGGGTTCCAGATTGACATACCAAAAATCCTATCAACCCTTCGAGTTCTTGCATACCGATATTTTTGGACCTGTACCTCACATGCCCACATCGTCACCATCATACTTCATGGCATTCACAGATGAAGCCACGAGATTTAGATGGGTTTTTGGCTTGTGGAataaagaagctgaaaCGGTTACCTCAAAGTTTCGCGAACTGGTAAATATGGTTAAAACCCAGTTCAACACAAAGGTACGCAGCTTCCAAATGGACAGAGGATCCGAATATACTAATAAGACAATTCGTAACTTCTTCAAGGAGTACGGAATAATCCCGTGCTACACTTCCGTAGGTGACTCAAAAGCAAACGGAGTAGCTGAACGCCTTAATTATACACTGCTCGATGATTGCCGGACACTGCTTCGCAGTAGCAATCTACCATTACATCTTTGGTTCTATGCAGTGCAGTTCTCGACGCTAATGAGGAACTCATTAATAACGTCCAGTGTTGGCACTTCCTCCAGGGCCAAAGCAGGCCTGACAGGACTAGATGTCAGCActattttaccatttggaCAACGTGTCATGGTAAATAATCCGCCAAAGAACAAACTTAGACCACGGGGTATAGTGGGATTCGCACTCACACCATCCGCGGAATCCCATGGCTATCTAATATACATCCCATCGAAACATACCGTCACTGACACTACGAACTACCTGATAATTCGGGGTGATCCTCATGACAGGACAGATGACGCCGACGCAGTCATTGCTCCCCTACTTGATCAACTCGAAGCCAGACAGGACGGTGAATTCGATAATAATATGTCCACCCATTCGGGTGGTATGGAAATGGATGTGTCAATCCATTCGGGTGGTACCATTCATCAAAGGCCTGTATCACCAACCCCAACAGCCGATAACCTATCTACCTCGTCGGGTGGTAATGACCCCATCCAAACTGGAACCACAGATACAACTGAAGTCATACCAGAGTATATCCCCGAGGGCAACAATGATGTTCTAGGACCAGACATCCATGATGATCCACCGGAACATACCAATGATGATCCTCCTGAACATACCAGTGACGAGATCGCTGATAATATCGAGGAACATGGTTCAAACATGATCAATGAAGATCCCCGaatcaatcttcaaagcgCAAACCATGCTGTCACCTATGATAATACAGAAAGTGACGATCAGCCCACGCAGAATGAACCAACGTCAAACCCCATAAATGATCCAGCAAACGATCACCCATCGTCCGCCATCATTGACAACACTAAGACACCGGATCCAATTCCCGATACCGTCTCAAGAAGAaccatcaataatgatattgaccCAAGCAGTGCAATTGCATCCACGGTCGGAATACAGGCATCTGCTTACGATGATGTTGCTCCTACTACGGAAGACGAGCGCACCACATCATCGACCTCCACAGCAGAACTCGATCCACTTCCCAGCGAGGAAGACTCCCCCGTACCAGAGAGTACTACTGTAGCAACTCCCGATAGCGAAACACCTGAGTCTATCTCCAATGTGGGTGGTAACGATCAGTCTCCAGAAGTTAATGCTAAAAGtttagaagaaagaaagaatagaatttttcagtaccGTAATGGCGACATCCCGAGGGTAAAGCCACCAagtacaaaaagaaaaagtagtTTAGCTCTaggtgaaattgaagataggACTCAACGCAAGAGACCAAAGCGTCATATACTTTATGTCAACGCAGTACACTCGAATCCAACTCCTCATGTTAAACCCTCCTTAAGTTACTATGAGGCAATtgtcaataatgatgataaaaatgatgcaaaaggATACAACGAAGCCTACATGAAGGAATATGaccaattgatcaaaatgaagacCTGGGATCCTAACAAACctataaaagaaaagacgATCCCTAGACAACAAATAATAAACTCcatgtttattttcaacactaAGAGAGATGGAAGGAAGAAATGCAGATTCGTTGCAAGAGGTGACCAGCAGAAGGCTGGAACTTACAAAGAAGACCTCAAAGCAAACACGGTACATCATTACGCACTGATGACCAGTCTCAACATAGCACTagacaagaaaatgtttatcACCCAATTAGACATATCCTCAGCGTACCTATACGctgaattggaagaagatctgTACATCAGAGCACCTCCACACATGAAgctcaaaggaaaagcaTTCAAGTTGAACAAGTCACTATATGGACTTAAGCAGAGCGGAGCGAACTGGTACAAGATGATTGGCAGTTACTTAACCAACTCTTGCAACATGACAGAATTAACCGGTTGGCCATGCGtgttcaaagatgaaaatgaatgtttTGTATGCCTCTTTGTAGACGACATGATCGTCCTGTCCAAAGATATCAAGGCAGCAAACAAACTAGTCAAAActctaaagaaaaagttcgAGACCAAAGTGATCCACGATGGGAAATTAGACGAAAACAACATGGCCACATACGATATTCTAGGACTGGAAATAGAATATACGTTcggaaagaaaatgacaataGGAATGGAAAACTCCTTAAGCGAAAAGCTTCCACATTTAGGTTTTGATATCGAAAAGGATAACAAGAAGTTTCTTGTGCCAGGCACACCAGGTGAACACATCCACAAAGATAATCTGGtcgttgaagaagacgactacaaagaaaaggttaAGCAAATGCAGAAGGCTATAGGATTGCTATCATATGTGGGATACAAATATAGATTCGATATTCTATATTACGTGAACATCCTAGCTCAGCATACACTATACCCCTCAGAGCAAGTGGAGAAACTCACCAAACAGCTGTTGAACTTCGTGTGGCAGTCAAAACACAAAAAGCTGATTTGGCATGCCAACAAGCACACCAAGACAAATAGGATTACCGCTATCACTGACGCATCGTTTGCGAATGAAGAAGGATTCCGATCACAATTGGGCCATTACTACTGCCTAAATGGAAAAGTCATCGGTGGGAGATCATCTAGCGAAAAACTGCGTGTCATATCATCTACCGAAGCGGAAATATATGCGGTAAGCGAATCAGTCCCAATGTTACAAGGATTAGCATGCCTagtaaaacaaattgatccatcatcatcacttaGATCGAAGATATTAACTGACTCAAAACCTACTATATCAATAGTAGAGGACCAAAGTGAAGATTCAAGAGCGTTCAGAAATCGTTTCTTCGGGACACGAGCTTTCAGGTTAAGAGATGAAGCTAGACGCAACGATCTGAAGTTCGAATACATAAAGACAGAAGATAACTATGCGGACATATTGACCAAGCCTACATCAATAGCCATATTCAAGAAGCTTACTCATTCATGGGTGAAATAG